Within Chiroxiphia lanceolata isolate bChiLan1 chromosome 24, bChiLan1.pri, whole genome shotgun sequence, the genomic segment AGTCCTGCAGAAGGGGCAAACTGCCTACCAGAGGAAAGGCTCGACCCAGCTCTTCTGCTCCACACTGTGCCTCACTGGATACACCACTCCAGTTTCTCGCCCACCAGCTTCTACCAAGAAAACCTGCTCAAGCTGCTCAAAGTAGGACAATGCCTTAATTTGTTCTAGTCATAATTGATATTCGGGCAGATAATGAAAGCCTTCGGTGCTGGTTTTGTGCCTCTCGCTGCTCCTCTTACACGTCCCTTCAAAAACTGGTGCTGGTGCTGTTCCTTGTTAATTGCTCTGTCTGCTGGCAGTTCCATTTCCTTAATTGGGTGTTacatacacacatttaaaaGCCACTGTGATGGAGAGTGTCTTTTTTTGATTTAAATGAGCCAAATatgaaaaactgcatttcaaaagGTCCTACATTTTCCTGCCACTGGGAAATGTCATTGCACTCTCAAAACCACTAACAAGAGTACATTCTCCAAAAgtattttatgctttatttcttctggaGGAAGATAGATTTGTGAATCcctaaaatgaagcaaaacatgGGTGAATTAATGTATTCAAGGCCGAATATCTCCTTAGattctgagaaaaaattaactttttgaTCTGGCTCCATTCTGTgatccagcctgtgctggagaaTGTTTAGTCTCCAGAAGAAGCGAGGGAGCAAGCTGACACAAAAACAACATTAATCCTTTatctctgtgtttgtttttccttttccatagAGAAATTCTAAATCCAAAGGATGTAATCACTGCCCAGTTTGATAACACGGACTCCAGTAAGGATTTCTGCAGCCAGTCTTGTCTGTCCACGTACGAACTGAAAAGGAAACCCATTGTCACTATCCACACCAACAGCATCTCCAGCAAGTGCAGCATGTGCCAGAAGAACGCAGTGGTAATTGCAAATTCCTTCATTTGAATTTCCTTAGATCAGCACAGCTCGCTGTCTGGGAGGTGAACACTCACATTCCTTGTGTCCCTGCTGAATGTTGTCCCTCTCCCCCCAGATCAGGCACGAGGTGAACTACCAGAACGTGGTGCACAAGCTGTGCAGCGACGCCTGCTTCTCCCAGTTCCGCTCGGCCAACAACCTGACCATGAACTGCTGTGAATACTGTGGGGGGTATTGCTACAGTGGCTCTGGGCAGTGCCACATCCTGCAGATAGAGGGACAGTCCAAAAAGTTCTGCAGTTCCATATGTGTGACGGCCTACAAGCAGGTATgtgggacaggacaagggggatcggcttcccactgccagagggaagggtcagatggggtttggggagaaattctcccctgtgagggctgggaggccctggcacaggttgcccagagaagctgtggctgcccctggatccctgggagttgcccctggagcaacctgggctagtggaaggtgtccctgcccatggcatggggtgggactggatgatctttaaggtcccttccagcccaaaccagtctgggattccacaattctgtgattctgtatttgGACTGAATACTAAAAATATGTCTTTGAGATTTTGGGTGTTCAGAAACACCCAGTGTATTAGTAGATTATGGCAGTTACTGGGTTGGTCTAAGGTAACTGCTTTTGCCATTTCATGGAGGAACAgagtcattaaggttggaaaagccctccaaggtcgtcaagtccaaccttcaaccCAATGTCATGGTGCCCATCAAACCATCTCACCAAGTGTCACATGCACTTgtgctttgaacacttccagggatgatgatttGCTTAATCTTTGCCCAGACATAttgctctgtttttcccttACCCCTGAACCAGCTACCAGAGAATTCCAGTGTGGGAGAAGACACAGTGGGACCCCCCAGCCCACTGTGACTGTTTTCAGTCTCTGAGATGCTCCCtgtttgagtattttttttattaaattaaattgtaGCCCTTAAATTAAGTGGAGAGGAAAAGTAATAATTAATTGATAATTatgattttaatttataaacttttcatatttattttttattataatgtATCCTCTTAAAGAGCTGACCATTTGAGGCaacattaatttgttttaatagcTCAGTTATTTTTGACTGACCTATCTTAATGCAATTACTTTAGGAAAAATTGCCCTCTGATAGGAGAGTGTAACTTCATTTTCTGACTTGACTCTGCTGTCCCATTATTCAGGCCACTTAGGCCAAGAAAGGcctaatgaattaaaaaaaccccacatggTAAACGTATTTCATCCAGAAAATTACCTCCAGCATTAGCTGCCCTCTGAAACAGAtctggaaatgaaattaaataagcTGGAAAGGATTTTATGCTGCTTTTGCATCACACATCAGAACCCCATATATGATAGTTCTCCTGAAAATACAGTATGTTCAATGCCTATAAGGTTAAGTctaatctatttttaattgaCTTTTAAACAGCATTCAACTCAATTGTCAGGTAGATTGTGATAGTTTCTGGggttttgtgggtgtttttaaATCCTTAAAAGCTTATACTCTGTTCTGTCCTGTGAACAGATAGAACAAAGTGCATTTTTAAGGCTGTCAAACTAAAATAGTCTGGTGTACTAATTCTCAAAGTTTTTTCTGAACTTAGAGACCTTAAAAAccttaaatacagaaaatgtgtcTGTGAAAGTCAGACTTCTCTCACCTGTAGTGTTTGCATTGGAGGCCTTCTCCCAGACAGCCTAGTACTGGTTAAAGTGGGGTGGGGAGGCAGCTCAAACCAGAACTCAAATAAGTGCATCTGCACCATGAATAACAGCTGTAAAACTGGTGTGGTTTCAAGCACACCAGCACATTTTATACATGTTTTATATGTTACTGATAATTCCCAGgttaataaaaatttttcaaaaaaattgaAACGAATGACCCATTTCCCTGTTCCCACAGAAGTCAGCTAAAATCACACCCTGCACACTGTGTAAGTCTCTGAGGTCTTCAGCCGAGATGGTGGAGAGCACAAATAATGTGGGGAAAACGGAATTGTTTTGCTCTGTGAACTGTTTGTCAGCATACAGAGTAAAAATAGTCTCTTCTGCAGGTAAGCTTGTCCTTTTACTTCTTTGGAAGCTTAATTTCACAATGCTCATACCCAGACTTTATATGTCCTGAAAGTTAAGGCTGATATTCTGTTTTTAGGGTGGCTTATAAGGGAAGTGCTGAGATGGGAACATAAATAAGGACTTTCTACTATAGGTAAACGTAGCAGTGACAGTACAGCcatttcagttttggttttagGGAGCTTAAACACGGTAATCAAccttaaatctgttttctgctcttgcaAGTGCAGCTGGTGGGTTTCCCAGCCACTTGTGTGGACATACACCATGTCACTGCTGGGGCTCCTCTGCCCTTGTTCTCTGGGGTGATGAGTTTGTTACCTCAGCCCAGTGTTGCAGGGAGCTAGGCAAACATCTTCTCAGCTATTTTTCTtgtggaaatagaaaaatgctTACTGACATCCTAGGGATACAGGGAGATTAATTAAATTTCTGGCAAGcaacaggcacagcagctgcagtgtcTGCTTCTGAATCTGCAGAAATGTCGTCTCGGGCTTCTCTCTGTACCTTGGCTCATCATTCAGACTGTTCTTGTATGCACGGTGCAAAATCATCTGTGATACAACCTGGTGTTGCATAaatcactttttcttctctgtttcacCCTCAGGTGTCCAAGTTCAGTGCAACAGCTGTAAAACCTCAGCCAACCCTCAGTATCACTTGGCCATGTCGGACGGGAGCATACGCAATTTTTGCAGCTACAATTGCGTGGTGGCTTTTCAGGTGTGGCATTCCAGGGTTTCCTCTTAGCTGAATTAACAGGACGCTAAGTCGGTGGTGGAAGTGTCAGGGGATGCTGGGTAAAGGATGTAACCTTGTAAAATAAAGCCTGATCCTTTGCTTCCCTGCAGAACTTGTTCAACAAGCCTTCGGGGCTGAAGTCGTCGGTGGTGCCGCTGTCGCAGGGTCAGGTCATCGTGAGCATCCCCTCGGGGACGGTGGTGTCAGCTGCTGGCACCACCTCCACGGTGTCCCCcagctccaccagcacctcagctgctgcagggctccaGAGACTGGctgcccagtgccagcaggTCACTTTTACCCGCCCTTTTGTAAAACTCAAGtgtcagcactgcagcagaTCGTTTACAACCAAACCCGAACTGCTTGACTACAAGGTAATCGAGATCAGGGCTTTTCAAGCTCTCTTTTCTCAGCAGAAATCCAAGGAATTGTGGTTTATGTGCACTGGTCTGTCAGTACTGCTCTGTTGCTTACTATGAGCTGCTATGGAGGGATTTGGAACTGATTTTGGTATTATTTAACAATTATCAAACTAAATGCTGATACGAGCTCTGTGGTCttaaaaccagggaaaaaaaaaaagaacacaaaaaaaccccaaactaagTGATTGCCTGGCTAAAGAAACACATTCCCATCTCTTGGACCCAGAGATGATCCTTTTAATCCAAGGGCAAAGCACACTGGTGAGGGTTTTCTGCAGAAAGTTCTGCTTTATTGTAAAGCTAAACGGGGAGATTCATTTGCTGGTGCTGTCTGTTGTTGATTTCCAAGGGTATAAATATGTTTCTGCGTTTTTATTAACGGTTAAAATGTATTATCTGGGATGTGACTCATTCAGACATTGAAACCAAAACATTCTGGCTGTGTTGCAGGGTAAAATGTTCCTCTTCTGTGGGAAGACCTGCTGTGATGAgtataagaaaaagaacagtgtGATGGCTTTGTGTGAATACTGCAGGTTTGAGAAAATTATCAAGGAGACAGTGAGATTCTCAGGCACAGATAAAACGTTCTGTAGTGAAGGTAAGAAAGGGCAAAACCCTATCTCAGAGAAATCAAGTGTTTTGCCTTAAAATTATTCGTGATGCTAAGAGaaatctaatatttttaagttaGAAATCTGGTTTTTTAGGTTTAGGAACACAGAACCTTCTTCACACTTAACATTTTAATGGTATGTTTGAACAAATTACTGCAGACATCACTAAATACAAGAACCAGAAGTGCTCAGTGGTTGTCTTTTTGGTGCTGAAGaatgtttttgctgtttccttttaGTTTGTAAACTGCTCTATAAACACGACTTGTCGAAGCGCTGGGGAAACCACTGTAAAATGTGCAGTTACTGTTTACAAACTGCCCCCAAACTGGTCCAGAATCACTTTGCGGGGAAAACGGAGGAATTCTGCTCGGAGGAGTGCATGTCTAAATTCACAGTTCTGTTTTACCAGGTGAGCAGTGTTGTCACATCCCCCAGCAGAGGTTTTTTGTCCACGTGCTCCTCGTTGGTGCTTCCAGGAGTGTTCAATTGGTCCCTCGCTCTCTTTTCCCAGATGGCAAAGTGTGATGGGTGTAAGAAGCAGGGCAAACTCGGCGAGTCCATCAAGTGGCAAGGGGAGATGAAGCATTTTTGCAACCTGCCTTGTATTCTGCTGTTCTGCAAACAGCAAAGTGTTCCTGACCCTCCACCCCCAAACAACACAGGTAACCCGGGCTGGGCGTGGTGCTGCCTGTTGGTGTGTGTGGCACTGAGGTGGATGTTTATGTGGAAACTCAGTTCAGTGAACTTTTTGAGATCTGTCTTCTCCTGGGGAGTTTGCCTGTTGCTGTTGGATGGGCTCAGCTTTAGATCTCTCTCACTTGAGGCAGTTTCAGACTTCTGTAGGTGTGAGGTGCAATTGCTTCATATGCCAAACAAATTTTAGAGAAGATGAAGCAAAAGCACTTGATTTTCAGACACTTCCATGAAAAAAAGGCCTGTTCTCTTGGGGCGAAATGTACTGATCTGGTGAAGACATGTTAAATATGTCACTTGTCTTGATAACACAGAGCAGATATGGTGGAATGTTAATTTTCAGTTAGCAAAAGCAATCAAGTGGTGAAATTAATAGAGTTAATGGCTGTAAATACAGACTCACATATATGCACTTAAAGCAGCCAGTTCTGGGCAGTCTGTGGGCATAGGAAGAGTTCCCATTTCTGTGTCATTAAGTGTTGATTGTTGGAAGTGTCATTCCCAAGGTTAATGAGGGCTGTAGCTGTTTCCTTGAGCAGGTGGAATGGAAATGAGGGTGGGAATGAAGCCCACTGGAACAGGAACTGAGTTTCTGTAGGGAATGAaaggcaaagggaaagaaaggccCACAAAgacaggaagaggaagggaaacaaGAAGCAGGAATATCACTGATCCTAAAGAGGGGCATAATCTCCCACTGAGTGATGGTGGCTGTAACAGTAAGGTACCCAAAACCAATAAAGTATATTAACTGGAAGTTTATAGTGTGCACCAGGCCACAGTCAGCTTTTCAGCTTGGTGCACATCTGCTGCTTACACTGGTGGGAgctcttttccccctcttgctttgtttgcttgtgGAACCAGCTCCTGTTtaaactgaaatgctgcagctttACACCTTCATCCCCTTCTCACAGCAGCCTTTTTCATCTGGAGATAAATCTGAAGGGGGGGTGTTGTTTCAGAAATGCTATTTTACAGATTATCTTActgcttattttcattttcttctgctcacTGTGTCCAGCAAACCTTTCCATGgcacctgcctcctcctcagGCCCTCCTTCTTTGAGAAAGGACTCAACCCCTGTCATAGCAAACGTGGTGTCCCTTGCAAGCACCCCAGCTGCCCAGCCTACTGTTAACTCCAACAATGTCTTACAGGGTAAGGCAGCTGAATACGATGCCTGTGCTTTTAAATCTCTATTCCTGAACATTTATATTTgctcagggatttttttcactgaggACAACAGCCACTTCTTCATTATTCTTCACGTCAGTGCAGGTGGTTGCATTTGTTCTCCCTTTATATAGGTGTAAATAATGACTTGAATTTATGTGCCTAAACAGGGAATGAGTTTTAATTGGAATTCTTTTTCTTGACCTTGGCAGAATATGGATTATGGTCCTTGATGATAAGTACACAGGTTAttgtatgggttttttttcttcacaggtGCAGTCCCTACTGTGACAGCAAAAATAATAGGAGATGTAAGTTTTACAAgagactcttttttttcctctctttcaccCAAATTGTATCAGTAACAAGTAAAGTATTTAAGAGTTTTGCACTGTCATTTTGGAACTGCTTTCCCTGGTTATGATTGGGCTTTAAAATTCATCCAGCTTgcagatgctttttaaaaaatagatagCACTTATATGGCATAAAAGTTCTGTTGTGTCTGCTGACAGATTGGATGATTTAAGGCAAAACCTGTCAGATTGTAGCTCTTGAGGTGTCTGTGGTTCTCAAGTAATTCAGTGGTTTCACATCACTTTACTCGGTGTTTTAGGTGTCTGTATCAGACTTTTAGTTATCAAAAGTATCTTAACTCCTTTTTATATCTTTGCCATCAGTAAGATTCCAAGGTCAAAAGTTTATAGTGGTTATTTGACTGCAGGAACCCAGTATTCCTGCAGATTTGTTCACTGCACTGTTAACAAAATTACCTCGTTTTGCAGTAGTTTTTTAAATGATCATTTTTATCAGCAAGTAGAGTTTTAAATTGTTCAACCTCCCACAGCAGAGATCAAACACTACTCTTATGTTGTCTTTCAAAGCAATATGGACTCTGCCctgattttgtgttttccaaACAGGCAAGTACCCAGACAGATGCCCTGAAGCTCCCATCATCAAAACCACCCAGGCTTCtaaaaaacaaagctttatTGTGCAAGCCAATCACACAGACTAAGGCCACCTCCTGCAAACctcacacacaaaacaaagaatgCCAGACAGGTGGGTATCTGGTCTCCTACCCCTGTTGTAAAAATCTGTATTGCAGTTGAGAGAGTAATACATGACTCATGTAGCAGAgtattatttaatgtattttaaaaccttaACTAGTTTTCAGGTGgttgtgtgttgtttttccaatgatttttggtttgttctgtttttggTGTAACAGAAGCAGCGCCTGTTCTGCCCCAGATCGTTGTGGTACCTGTTCCTGTACCAGTGTTTGTGCCAGTGCCCCTCCACCTCTACACTCAGTACACACCAGTTCCCCTGGGGATGCCAGTACCTGTAAGTTATGCTGCAGTTCACTACAGAAGTCAGTGGTTTCCAGTCTTGTTTGGTGTCCAGCACACCCAGCACAGTGTCACTGGGTGTTGTGTCTGCTCATTCGGGCAGCACTTGGAGTCCTTGAAGGCATTTCCCTCCCTATTGCATAATGTTTGGTTAAAAATCATCACACAAAACTGCCAGTTTGTAGGGAGAGCAAGAACAAGTTGTCCTGTCtggagttattttaaaattaatttcagtagtCCTGAAATATATGTAAGATTAAATGAGCGGAATCTCCCTTGTGTATTTGCTGTTTCCCTTCACCCCTAAAAATGGTCTGATATTTTCCACGTGTTCCATAGATACCAGTTCCCATGCCCTTCCCAACTACCCTGGATAATGCTGATAAGATCATTGAAAATATTCAGGATGGCAAGGAAAAGGTTTCCATGAATCCATTTGAAGCTGATCTCCTTCAGATGGCGGAAATGATTGCAGCAGATGcggagagagaaaaaacacactCTCATGGTGGTAGGTGGTGGTTTGCAAAAGGAGATGAAATGCAGTGAGGGGAAGGTCCTCTCCCCACAGagatttatttccctttcccctaTCCTGGGTGCTGATTTGACTTGTATTGACAGTAACAGGTTACTAGAGGTAGTAATCTCCAGATCAGTACATCGTGTGTTAGAAGGAGGAGCCAAAATCAAGAAGACAGAGCAGCTGttttaaagcagtattttcctATCAGGATTTTTATGGTGAGTTCTTGAAGGGTGGTGCAGGTCAGAGTGTGTTGGATAGTGACCAACTCATATAGTAAAAATTGAACAAGCTGAAAAGAGAtgaatagaatatttttatttgtccaAAGATGACTCAAACAACAAACAGGGAGGGATGGCAACCTTTGGAAAAACAAGCATAGGTTagttctgcatttctgtttccCCTGCAACAGCATGACCAAGGTAGAAAGCTGTTGGGAGAACTCCAGTGAAGGAGAAGACACATCAGTGTGTTAATATTATGAGCTAATACATAGTTTTTTGGTGTCCAAAGTATTTTCTATTAGTCGTGTAAGCTGTCAGTCATGTGTAGATACagatttccttctttctccaaagGATCTCAAACATCTGAGCACGAGCTCTTCCTGGACCCCAAGATATTTGAGAAAGGTCagtcagatatttttttttttttttttgcaagtggATATTGATCCTCTCACATCTTTTCTGGCAAACCCCTGGTTTCTGCCTTTCCCATGGTCTGTGATCCCTCTCCTTGCAGACCAGGGCAGCACCTACAGCGGAGACCTGGAGTCCGAGGCTGTGTCCACCCCCcacagctgggaggaggagcTGAACCACTACACCTTACGATCCAATGCCCTGCCAGAGCCCGAGCCAGAGCTGAAGCAGTTCTCCAAAGGGGATGTGGAACAGGACCTGGAGGCAGATTTCCCATCAGGTCAGTGCAATATGGAATAAAACTCACTGTCCTGTTGAAGCACACACGGTTTTCTGCGTGCATGTTGTACCAACAGCCTGCCTGTGTGTTTTCGTGGGGTGAAACTGGGTGTTTAAAGCTGCAGTTATTGATCAGCTCTACTAAAAAttactactttaaaaatattactggtATCTTTAAAGACAGCATTCTGCAGAACCCCTGACAGGAGTAGCAGGCAGCCTTGCTTGACTCCTTTGAACTCATCACTTCTGTGTCCCTGGGTGTAATCCATGTGAGTGGGGGGTAAGATCATGTTGCCTGAATAAATAAACCCACTGTTTCAGGGGGCTTTTTGCTTCTAGTGagaatttactttctttttacagaaaatgcatAGATTGCTTAGTCATTCAAATGTCAGCATTATTTGAACATACAGCTGTGATTGCCAAGTGTCAGGTGTTCCATAGTATCTCAGTGACAGTGACACTTCTACCTGGGCTGCTAAATCATGTAATTAAACTCTTCATGGTGTTGATTTGACTTCAGACTCATTTGACCCTCTCAGTAAAGGACTGGGTTTGCAGTCACGTTCGCGGGCAAGGCGGAGACACAGGGACGGCTTCCCACAGCCAAAAAGAAGGGTAAGGAAGCACTTCTGCAACTGGAATTTGAAATAATAACATCATATGCACTAATCTGAGCATCCGTGGATGAGGAGCCTGTTAAATGCTGATTGTTTTGCCTGCAGGGACGGAAGAAGTCTGTGGTTGCTGTGGAGCCCCGGAATCTCGTACAGGGCTCCTACCCCGGGTGCTCTGTGTCTGGGATGACCCTGAAGTACATGTACGGGGTAAACGCCTGGAAAAACTGGGTCCAATGGAAAAACGCACAGGAGGAACAAGGGGACCTGAAGTTTTCAGGTGAATTTGTCTCTCAGTGGAAACAGAAACACTCGTCGTGATATGTTGTTCAAGTGAAAATTAGGATTAGGTATCACTGAGGTTTGCAACATCCATGAGTGGAGAACAGATTTTGTGGAATACTGTCTTACATTTTtccatgcatttaaaaatcatggCTGTtacattgctttaaaaacaggCTGTAAAACATTAGAAATGTTGGTCTTTTAACCCCCGATTTGCCTTCATTTGCACGTAGTGGTTCTTCATTTGTAGCAGAGATGCCTCTTatgcagctgcagagcttttCTGAGCTAGTACAGAGTCATAGATTTATCAGGCCATAATTCTAAGTTGACAGCACCAACTTGGCCCCATCCTTTTCATCTGTAGCTGGCGCACTCCCAAGGTATTTGTTTGTCAGCAGAACTGTTTGCTGTAAAATAATTGTGTGCTACAACATCAAAATCTTAGCACCTTATCTCTAGGCTTCACAGCTGGAAAGAAACATTCCAAAAGTCTGTGCTGCAACTTGCCTGAAATTAACTTCATTGCTCCTCTTGTCTCACTGGGGTGACAGATAATAATGACATAAAatgtcacttttatttttccaatgatggattactttatttttttttccacaaaagccCAGCAGTCCTGGGATTTGGCAGTGTCTGACTCCCCTTTTGCCTGGTCTCAGATCTTACATCATTGCACTGAGTTTTGTGGGCAAATTTTCAGAGTCAAGCAGAGAATTGAAGTTAGGAATAGAACTGAGCTTTTTGGGGATGGTGAGGAAGAGAGCAAACCATAATAAATACTGTGTGCAATGTAAAGAACTAAGCGTGGCAGGACTTGTATAAGAAAGATCCCAGAGGGAAAAATTCTAATTAGGATGAGATCTGCTTTTTCATCTCTCATTTGGAATTTGTGTTGCCATTACATGAGAGCAGCTGGGGTTTATTTCCCAGAAGAGGAGTAATCACATGagttactgttttcttcttgtggCTAAGGAAGTAAATATTACAGTTATTTCCAGGAAACTGTGCCCACTCCCAGAAAGATTCCCTGCTTGCTTATTCCCAAGCAGGCACTTTATTTAAAGTGTGGAGCAGCCAAGCCTGGTGATTTCATTGTAGATCATTTGATTGATTCCTGGttgctctgcttccctttccAAATCCCCCACATCTCCCATTAaactcttccttccttcttcctttaaGAAGTCAGATTTGCTGCCCTCAATTATGTGCAGAACTATTAGGAAATGCTCAAGGCTCTCACTCCCCTGAGTccagctggagaggggaaaCCTCTTTGTCAGCTCATACAGGGCTGTTCATGTGTGAGAGGAGATTCAGGAGCTCTGCCTACGTGAAATAATAAGGAATGTGTGAAGGTTTAATCTGTTGAATTAATTGTTCCAATGATTTTCCTGGCCCCAGTTCATCCTGTGAAGCTCAAGGAGGACATTCTCTCGTGCACTTTTGCTGAGCTGAGCTTTGGCTTGTGCCAGTTTATTCAAGAGGTGCGGAGACCAAACGGAGAAAAATATGATCCTGACAGCATCTTATACTTGTGCCTTGGAATTCAGCAGGTAACTCCAAGGATTTGGGGGATGCTGGGAACAGACAGAACTTGCTCTGGTTATTTATGCTTTACGTCCATAGTCCCACACAGCAACTTGGGTTTTGTAGAGGAGGCAACAGTGTCTCTTTTTCGTGCTTTATTCTTTGtcttaattctgtattttactgATTTGTCTTGACTTTTTTATGCTTAGAGTGACCAAGTTCTTCTGTCCTTGTAGGAATGTGATGTGGGGGGCTGGATGTTTCTGCCTAGGCACAAACCTTTGGATTTGGAACCTTTTTGGTCCTATTTAATATATAGGAAAGGTTTGCTGTAGGGTGGGATGTTTTAGATCTAAAATAATTGCATGATGCTCTTCTAATATATAAAAGTTTACATGGGAGGGGTTACCCAGGGAAGACTCTCAGTGGCAAGACCTGTTGTGTCCTGAAGTATCCTCTCTGCAATGTTATTTAATCACAAACTGTGTGTCTCCCTGTTTTTTCTCTCGTAGTACCTATTTGAGAATGGTAGAATAGACAACATTTTTACTGAGCCCTATTCCAGGTTCATGATTGAACTtacaaaacttctgaaaatctggGAACCTACAATTCTTCCAAATGGTAGGGCAATTCTTTTGTTTGGTGTAGCTGCATGATGAAGCTCTGtcataaattaatgttttctcaTGCTCAGTGTTATAGGAATTACACATTTTTGGAGTTGGCTGATTGTGGTTTAATACAGTGAAATTAGAACTTAGTGAGGATCTGCTGGTGTCTGCAGTGTTCCTTTGTATCCTTCCCTTCAGGTGTTGGAACATCATGCTGTTCCACAGCTTGGttctccatgtccctcctgtgtTTCTGCATAGAGAATTCTGATTTTATTGGATTAAAATTGCTTACAATAGGTGTGAATTTGGCCTGATATAGGGTTCATCAGTATAGGTTGGCTGAAAGAGGACTTCAAAGCATAaataactattttctttctttatttgcCCGTTCTTTCCAGGTTATATGTTCTCAAGAATTGAAGAGGAACACTTGTGGGAGTGTAAGCAGCTGGGTGCATATTCCCCCATCGTTTTGTTGAACACCCTTCTATTCTTCAACACCAAATACTTCCAACTAAAGAATGTCAGTGAGCACCTGAAACTGTCCTTTGCCCATGTTATGAGGCGCACCCGAACTCTGAAGTATAATACTAAGATGACATATTTACGTTTTTTCCCACCCTTTCAAAAACAAGAGGTAGAATCAGGTGAGTGCTCTCTGACCATCGGGGTTTGGGCAATCAGGTTTGTGTTGTCTGGATCACAGAATTCATTGTGTTGTCtggttcttttttaaaaagggctggggagaaaaaaatgtgttattcaGTAAGCAGAGCTATGCATATGCTGTTCTCCTGGacatttccagtatttttcacTGGTTTAATAGTATTTTATAGCATCCTTGACTTGCATGAAGTTTTATTAACTACTGCATGAGTTAAAGGCCTCTTCTGAAGTCCTTTTCTCAGCACTTCCATATTCTCGAGGTTTCAAGGTCCAGACCCTCACTGTGCCTTTTTAATTCCCAGATTTGTCCTGGGTCTGTGTTGGGAACAGACCTGGCAG encodes:
- the ZMYM4 gene encoding zinc finger MYM-type protein 4 isoform X6, which translates into the protein MAEAKEEGPGPRRFEDKSDAVFDITEKCGEILDAEMSEDTDNLTPALDSLSYGISNRTGAENSLQVHNQVEETLRTQLAPQTPETNFREYGQQPKSQEGELKISAVFSVSGNPVAPQLSSGFQPAVASSGMSKMLPSVPSTAVRVSCSGCKKVLQKGQTAYQRKGSTQLFCSTLCLTGYTTPVSRPPASTKKTCSSCSKEILNPKDVITAQFDNTDSSKDFCSQSCLSTYELKRKPIVTIHTNSISSKCSMCQKNAVIRHEVNYQNVVHKLCSDACFSQFRSANNLTMNCCEYCGGYCYSGSGQCHILQIEGQSKKFCSSICVTAYKQKSAKITPCTLCKSLRSSAEMVESTNNVGKTELFCSVNCLSAYRVKIVSSAGVQVQCNSCKTSANPQYHLAMSDGSIRNFCSYNCVVAFQNLFNKPSGLKSSVVPLSQGQVIVSIPSGTVVSAAGTTSTVSPSSTSTSAAAGLQRLAAQCQQVTFTRPFVKLKCQHCSRSFTTKPELLDYKGKMFLFCGKTCCDEYKKKNSVMALCEYCRFEKIIKETVRFSGTDKTFCSEVCKLLYKHDLSKRWGNHCKMCSYCLQTAPKLVQNHFAGKTEEFCSEECMSKFTVLFYQMAKCDGCKKQGKLGESIKWQGEMKHFCNLPCILLFCKQQSVPDPPPPNNTANLSMAPASSSGPPSLRKDSTPVIANVVSLASTPAAQPTVNSNNVLQGAVPTVTAKIIGDASTQTDALKLPSSKPPRLLKNKALLCKPITQTKATSCKPHTQNKECQTEAAPVLPQIVVVPVPVPVFVPVPLHLYTQYTPVPLGMPVPIPVPMPFPTTLDNADKIIENIQDGKEKVSMNPFEADLLQMAEMIAADAEREKTHSHGGSQTSEHELFLDPKIFEKDQGSTYSGDLESEAVSTPHSWEEELNHYTLRSNALPEPEPELKQFSKGDVEQDLEADFPSDSFDPLSKGLGLQSRSRARRRHRDGFPQPKRRGRKKSVVAVEPRNLVQGSYPGCSVSGMTLKYMYGVNAWKNWVQWKNAQEEQGDLKFSVHPVKLKEDILSCTFAELSFGLCQFIQEVRRPNGEKYDPDSILYLCLGIQQYLFENGRIDNIFTEPYSRFMIELTKLLKIWEPTILPNGYMFSRIEEEHLWECKQLGAYSPIVLLNTLLFFNTKYFQLKNVSEHLKLSFAHVMRRTRTLKYNTKMTYLRFFPPFQKQEVESDKLSVGKRKRSEDEESPTAVEMAENTENPLRCPVRLYEFYLSKCSESVKQRSDVFYLQPERSCVPNSPMWYSTLPIDPGTLDIMLTRILMVREVHEELAKVKSEDSDIELSD